A window of the Hordeum vulgare subsp. vulgare chromosome 5H, MorexV3_pseudomolecules_assembly, whole genome shotgun sequence genome harbors these coding sequences:
- the LOC123399246 gene encoding importin subunit beta-1-like, whose protein sequence is MSLDVTQILLSAQSADGSIRKHAEESLKQFQEQNLPGFLLSLSSELATNEKPEESRRLAGLILKNALDAKEQHRKNELFQRWLALDAGVKAQIKALLLQTLSSPVASARSTSSQVIAKIAGIEIPQKQWPELIGSLLSNIHQVQPNVKQATLETLGYLCEEVSPEAVDQDQVNKILTAVVQGMNASEGNSEVRLAATRALYNALGFAQVNFSNDMERDYIMRVVCEATQSPEVKIRQAAFECLVAISSTYYDKLASYMQDIFSITAKAVRGDEESVALQAIEFWSSICDEEIDILDDYSSEFTADSDVPCYYFIKQALPALVPMLLETLLKQEEDQDLDEGAWNLAMAGGTCLGLVARTVGDDVVPLVMPFVEENITKPEWRQREAATYAFGSILEGPSADKLAPLVNVALNFMLSALLKDPNNHVKDTTAWTLGRIFEFLHGSALETAPVITAENCQQILTVLLQSMKDVPNVAEKACGALYFLAQGYVDAGSASPLAPFFQDIIQSLIVTSRREDAGESRLRTAAYETLNEVVRCSTEETAPIVLQLIPVIMMELHQTLEAGKLSTDEREKRSDLQGLLCGCLQVIIQKLGGMESTKFAFLQYGDQMMDLFLRVFACRNATVHEEAMLAIGALAYAAGSNFTKYMAQFYQYLEMGLQNFEEYQVCAITVGVVGDLCRALEDKILPYCDGIMTQLLKDLSSNQLHRSVKPPIFSCFGDIALAIGENFEKYLIYAMPMLQSAADLSAHATAADDEMLDYTNQLRNGILEAYSGILQGFKGSPKMQLLMPYAPHILQFLDALHNGKDMDDSVMKTAIGVLGDLADTLGVHAGPLINQSTSSKEFLDECLSSDDPLVKESADWARIAVSRAVSG, encoded by the exons ATGTCGTTGGATGTTACTCAAATACTTTTGAGTGCGCAATCTGCCGATGGCTCAATTAGGAAGCATGCTGAAGAAAGCCTCAAGCAGTTTCAGGAGCAAAACCTCCCTGGTTTCTTGCTCTCTCTCTCAAGTGAGTTGGCCACTAACGAGAAACCTGAGGAGAGCCGCAGGTTGGCTGGTTTGATCCTTAAGAATGCACTGGATGCAAAGGAGCAGCACAGGAAGAATGAACTTTTCCAGAGATGGCTGGCACTGGATGCTGGTGTCAAGGCACAAATTAAAGCGTTGCTGCTGCAAACTCTCTCATCTCCTGTCGCAAGTGCCAGATCTACATCTTCTCAAGTCATCGCAAAGATTGCTGGCATTGAGATCCCTCAGAAGCAATGGCCTGAGCTTATAGGGTCATTGCTCTCAAACATACATCAGGTCCAGCCAAATGTCAAGCAGGCGACGCTCGAGACACTTGGCTATTTATGTGAGGAAGTTTCTCCAGAAGCTGTTGACCAAGACCAAGTCAACAAGATACTTACGGCTGTTGTTCAGGGTATGAATGCTTCTGAAGGGAACTCTGAAGTGAGACTTGCAGCCACACGGGCATTGTATAATGCGTTGGGCTTTGCTCAGGTTAACTTCTCCAATGACATGGAGCGTGATTATATCATGAGAGTCGTATGCGAAGCAACACAGTCACCAGAGGTGAAGATAAGACAGGCTGCCTTTGAGTGTTTGGTGGCTATTTCATCAACTTATTACGATAAACTGGCCTCATACATGCAGGACATATTTAGTATTACTGCAAAGGCTGTGAGAGGAGATGAGGAGTCAGTTGCACTTCAGGCCATTGAATTTTGGAGCTCCATATGTGATGAGGAAATCGACATTTTGGACGATTACAGTAGTGAGTTTACAGCTGActctgatgttccttgctactattTTATCAAGCAAGCTCTTCCTGCCTTAGTGCCAATGCTGCTGGAGACTCTCCTCAAACAGGAGGAAGACCAAGACTTGGATGAAGGTGCTTGGAACCTTGCAATGGCTGGTGGTACTTGTTTGGGCCTGGTGGCGAGGACTGTTGGGGATGATGTTGTTCCTCTTGTGATGCCTTTTGTTGAGGAGAACATAACGAAACCTGAATGGAGGCAAAGAGAGGCTGCAACATATGCTTTTGGATCCATTCTGGAGGGTCCATCAGCTGATAAACTGGCCCCTCTAGTTAATGTCGCCTTGAATTTTATGTTGTCTGCGTTGTTGAAGGACCCAAATAACCATGTGAAGGACACCACTGCTTGGACCCTCGGAagaatatttgagtttcttcatggTTCTGCACTTGAAACTGCTCCTGTTATTACAGCTGAGAACTGTCAGCAAATACTTACTGTGCTACTTCAAAGCATGAAGGATGTGCCAAATGTGGCAGAAAAGGCATGTGGGGCACTCTATTTCCTTGCTCAAGGCTATGTGGATGCTGGATCGGCGTCGCCGTTAGCCCCTTTCTTTCAAGATATTATTCAGAGCCTTATTGTGACCAGTCGCAGAGAAGATGCTGGGGAATCCAGGCTGCGTACCGCAGCTTATGAAACTCTAAATGAAGTTGTCAGGTGCTCCACTGAGGAGACAGCTCCTATTGTTTTGCAGCTGATACCAGTGATTATGATGGAACTCCATCAGACACTTGAAGCAGGAAAATTGTCAACTGATGAGAGGGAGAAGCGGAGCGATCTGCAGGGCCTTCTCTGTGGTTGCTTGCAGGTCATTAtccagaagttgggagggatggagTCAACAAAGTTTGCCTTCTTGCAGTATGGGGATCAGATGATGGATCTATTTCTGAGAGTTTTTGCTTGTCGAAATGCCACAGTGCATGAGGAGGCTATGCTTGCTATTGGTGCATTGGCATATGCAGCCGGTTCAAACTTCACAAAGTACATGGCACAATTCTACCAGTACTTGGAAAtgggacttcaaaactttgaagagTATCAGGTATGTGCTATTACAGTGGGTGTTGTGGGTGACCTGTGCAGGGCACTGGAGGACAAAATTTTGCCCTACTGTGACGGCATCATGACCCAGCTCCTGAAAGATCTATCCAGCAATCAGTTACACAGATCTGTAAAACCACCTATATTCTCGTGCTTTGGTGATATTGCACTGGCAATTGGGGAGAACTTTGAGAAGTATTTGATCTATGcgatgcccatgctacaaagtgcAGCAGATTTGTCGGCGCATGCAACCGCAGCTGATGATGAAATGCTCGACTACACCAATCAATTAAGGAATGGCATCTTGGAGGCCTACTCTGGCATTCTTCAAGGATTCAAGGGTTCCCCTAAGATGCAGTTACTGATGCCGTATGCCCCACATATTCTTCAGTTCCTTGACGCTCTTCATAATGGCAAGGATAT GGATGATTCTGTGATGAAGACTGCAATAGGTGTCTTGGGAGATCTGGCAGACACATTGGGTGTTCATGCTGGTCCCTTGATCAATCAATCGACCTCAAGCAAGGAGTTTTTGGATGAGTGCCTATCATCTGATGATCCTCTGGTCAAAGAATCAGCTGACTGGGCAAGGATTGCAGTCAGCCGTGCAGTTTCAGGTTGA